One genomic region from Oncorhynchus gorbuscha isolate QuinsamMale2020 ecotype Even-year linkage group LG13, OgorEven_v1.0, whole genome shotgun sequence encodes:
- the LOC123993001 gene encoding calpain small subunit 1-like produces the protein MFLAKKLIGGILDVVSNVDPGQFMPSEPPPPRRPLAYAKPKENDEETQFRKVFQQLAGDDMEVSPTELMNILNRIIGKRGDLKTDGFSIESCRSMVAVMDSDSTGKLGFHEFKFLWNNIKKWQCIYISNDTDRSGLISSQELPATFKAAGFPLNDQLFQLMVRRYSDEQGNMDFDNYIGCLVRLDAMCRAFKTLDKDDDGIINVNIQEWLQLTMYS, from the exons ATGTTTCTGGCCAAAAAACTAATTGGTGGCATCCTGGATGTTGTGAG CAATGTTGACCCCGGTCAATTCATGCCATCAGAGCCT CCCCCACCACGCAGACCTCTGGCCTACGCTAAGCCGAAGGAGAATGACGAGGAGACACAGTTTCGCAAGGTGTTCCAGCAACTCGCTGGGGAT GACATGGAGGTGAGCCCCACTGAACTGATGAACATCCTCAACAGGATCATTGGCAAAC GTGGTGACCTGAAGACTGATGGCTTTAGCATCGAGTCATGCAGGAGCATGGTGGCTGTCATGGAC AGCGACAGCACAGGAAAGCTAGGTTTCCATGAGTTCAAGTTTTTATGGAACAACATCAAGAAATGGCAG TGCATCTACATATCAAATGACACGGACCGCTCAGGGCTCATCTCCTCACAAGAGCTTCCTGCTACCTTCAAAGCTGCAG GCTTCCCTCTCAACGACCAGCTCTTCCAGTTGATGGTTCGCAGGTACAGTGATGAACAGGGCAACATGGACTTTGACAACTACATTGGGTGCCTGGTCAGACTGGACGCTATGTGTC GAGCTTTCAAGACTCTGGACAAAGATGATGATGGAATCATCAATGTCAACATCCAGGAG TGGCTTCAGTTGACCATGTACTCATAA
- the LOC123993002 gene encoding synaptosomal-associated protein 25-like isoform X4: MYCMCVFPPVSLLSTLLMFPTCPIWAEQLDRIDEGMDQINKDMKEAEKNLTDMAKCCGLCIWPRTKLKDFEESGAYKKVWGNNQDGVVSGQPSSRVVDEREQMIMSGGYISKVTNDAREDEMEENLGHVGSIIGNLKSMALDMGNEIDTQNVQIDRIQGKAILNVSRIDAANQKANNLMKR; the protein is encoded by the exons atgtactgtatgtgtgtgttccctcctgtgtctctcctATCCACCCTACTCATGTTCCCCACCTGCCCCATATGGGCAGAGCAACTGGACCGCATCGATGAGGGGATGGATCAAATCAACAAGGATATGAAAGAGGCTGAGAAAAACCTCACTGACATGGCCAAGTGTTGTGGCCTGTGCATCTGGCCCCGCACCAA GCTGAAGGACTTTGAGGAGAGTGGGGCCTATAAGAAGGTGTGGGGGAACAACCAGGATGGGGTGGTGTCCGGCCAGCCGTCCTCACGCGTggtggatgagagagagcagatgatCATGAGCGGAGGCTACATAAGCAA GGTGACAAATGATGCACGCGaagatgagatggaggagaatCTGGGACATGTAGGCAGCATTATCGGCAACTTGAAGAGCATGGCACTGGACATGGGCAATGAGATTGACACGCAGAATGTCCAGATTGACCGCATTCAGGGCAAG GCCATTCTCAATGTATCCCGCATCGATGCTGCCAATCAGAAAGCTAACAATCTAATGAAGAGATAA
- the LOC123993002 gene encoding synaptosomal-associated protein 25-like isoform X2 translates to MSGKMAADSPVRTEQEELQRRANQVTDESLESTRRMMQLVEESKDSGIRALVMLDEQGEQLERIEEGLDQINSDMKEAEKNLTDLGKCCGLCSCDKLKDFEESGAYKKVWGNNQDGVVSGQPSSRVVDEREQMIMSGGYISKVTNDAREDEMEENLGHVGSIIGNLKSMALDMGNEIDTQNVQIDRIQGKAILNVSRIDAANQKANNLMKR, encoded by the exons ATGTCAGGCAAGATGGCTGCCGACTCGCCCGTGAGGACAGAGCAGGAGGAGCTGCAGAGGAGGGCCAACCAGGTAACAGATGAG TCCCTGGAGAGTACCCGTCGTATGATGCAGCTAGTAGAGGAG AGCAAAGATTCAGGAATCCGGGCCCTGGTCATGCTGGACGAACAAGGAG AGCAACTGGAGCGGATTGAGGAGGGCCTGGACCAGATCAACTCGGATATGAAGGAGGCTGAAAAGAACCTCACAGACCTGGGCAAATGCTGCGGTCTGTGTTCCTGTGATAA GCTGAAGGACTTTGAGGAGAGTGGGGCCTATAAGAAGGTGTGGGGGAACAACCAGGATGGGGTGGTGTCCGGCCAGCCGTCCTCACGCGTggtggatgagagagagcagatgatCATGAGCGGAGGCTACATAAGCAA GGTGACAAATGATGCACGCGaagatgagatggaggagaatCTGGGACATGTAGGCAGCATTATCGGCAACTTGAAGAGCATGGCACTGGACATGGGCAATGAGATTGACACGCAGAATGTCCAGATTGACCGCATTCAGGGCAAG GCCATTCTCAATGTATCCCGCATCGATGCTGCCAATCAGAAAGCTAACAATCTAATGAAGAGATAA
- the LOC123993002 gene encoding synaptosomal-associated protein 25-like isoform X3 produces MSGKMAADSPVRTEQEELQRRANQSLESTRRMMQLVEESKDSGIRALVMLDEQGEQLDRIDEGMDQINKDMKEAEKNLTDMAKCCGLCIWPRTKLKDFEESGAYKKVWGNNQDGVVSGQPSSRVVDEREQMIMSGGYISKVTNDAREDEMEENLGHVGSIIGNLKSMALDMGNEIDTQNVQIDRIQGKAILNVSRIDAANQKANNLMKR; encoded by the exons ATGTCAGGCAAGATGGCTGCCGACTCGCCCGTGAGGACAGAGCAGGAGGAGCTGCAGAGGAGGGCCAACCAG TCCCTGGAGAGTACCCGTCGTATGATGCAGCTAGTAGAGGAG AGCAAAGATTCAGGAATCCGGGCCCTGGTCATGCTGGACGAACAAGGAG AGCAACTGGACCGCATCGATGAGGGGATGGATCAAATCAACAAGGATATGAAAGAGGCTGAGAAAAACCTCACTGACATGGCCAAGTGTTGTGGCCTGTGCATCTGGCCCCGCACCAA GCTGAAGGACTTTGAGGAGAGTGGGGCCTATAAGAAGGTGTGGGGGAACAACCAGGATGGGGTGGTGTCCGGCCAGCCGTCCTCACGCGTggtggatgagagagagcagatgatCATGAGCGGAGGCTACATAAGCAA GGTGACAAATGATGCACGCGaagatgagatggaggagaatCTGGGACATGTAGGCAGCATTATCGGCAACTTGAAGAGCATGGCACTGGACATGGGCAATGAGATTGACACGCAGAATGTCCAGATTGACCGCATTCAGGGCAAG GCCATTCTCAATGTATCCCGCATCGATGCTGCCAATCAGAAAGCTAACAATCTAATGAAGAGATAA
- the LOC123993002 gene encoding synaptosomal-associated protein 25-like isoform X1, whose product MSGKMAADSPVRTEQEELQRRANQVTDESLESTRRMMQLVEESKDSGIRALVMLDEQGEQLDRIDEGMDQINKDMKEAEKNLTDMAKCCGLCIWPRTKLKDFEESGAYKKVWGNNQDGVVSGQPSSRVVDEREQMIMSGGYISKVTNDAREDEMEENLGHVGSIIGNLKSMALDMGNEIDTQNVQIDRIQGKAILNVSRIDAANQKANNLMKR is encoded by the exons ATGTCAGGCAAGATGGCTGCCGACTCGCCCGTGAGGACAGAGCAGGAGGAGCTGCAGAGGAGGGCCAACCAGGTAACAGATGAG TCCCTGGAGAGTACCCGTCGTATGATGCAGCTAGTAGAGGAG AGCAAAGATTCAGGAATCCGGGCCCTGGTCATGCTGGACGAACAAGGAG AGCAACTGGACCGCATCGATGAGGGGATGGATCAAATCAACAAGGATATGAAAGAGGCTGAGAAAAACCTCACTGACATGGCCAAGTGTTGTGGCCTGTGCATCTGGCCCCGCACCAA GCTGAAGGACTTTGAGGAGAGTGGGGCCTATAAGAAGGTGTGGGGGAACAACCAGGATGGGGTGGTGTCCGGCCAGCCGTCCTCACGCGTggtggatgagagagagcagatgatCATGAGCGGAGGCTACATAAGCAA GGTGACAAATGATGCACGCGaagatgagatggaggagaatCTGGGACATGTAGGCAGCATTATCGGCAACTTGAAGAGCATGGCACTGGACATGGGCAATGAGATTGACACGCAGAATGTCCAGATTGACCGCATTCAGGGCAAG GCCATTCTCAATGTATCCCGCATCGATGCTGCCAATCAGAAAGCTAACAATCTAATGAAGAGATAA